GGTTTCTGAAAATCTCAATTTTTTGTTGTAGTTTAAATTAAGTAAGACATAGAAGCTGCCGTGCAACAGTGACACAAAATATTGTGAGAACAAAACTACGATATGGTTGTGAAGAATGAAGAAGTCTCACAACAATGTCTCACAGTTGCTGACAGCTGCTGATATGGCTTCTCTAAAGCAATTATTTGTTAGTTTCTTTAAGCACATGGACTACAAATTTGTACTATTACTACTTTCTGTTACCATCATTACTTCTAATAATTCTGCATGCTTGCTATATTTGTGATAAGATTcgcataaaataaaaataaaaataaatgtctattttagaataaacatgtgaattattttattataatctCAATAATATATCTGTCATTATATTAAAAGTGGGATAGAATGAAAGATAAGATGAGATGGTGTAATACTTAAATAAAGGAATGTGTAAAACTGTGAACTATAAAATATACTGAAATAAACGTGCGCCATCCTTTCACTAAGTACATTCAGTGGTGCCACATGCCTGTGTTCAACAAAAGGCACATGATCACATACATGCAAGGAACAACTAACAGATGCACTTTCCGGCTATACagaaattatatatttgtattaatttCATTTCTTGAGATATACTTTGTATAAGATGAAGAATGATAGTTTAGCAACATTTCAACACTTAAACTTCCTTTTGATATACAGTTAATTgaataagaaaatgaagaaaagaGAAGCTTAATAATACTCAGCGTGGTTCTAATAACTATATCATGCCTAGAGGCCTAACAGTTTCTTTCTTTCAATCTTTTGTATAAGATCTTCTTTAGATGGAACCCCAGTATCAGCTTCTGATTTGGTGGACCACCACTCCATGATTTCTTCCTACAATGAAGAAGAGCACCAGGATCACGTGAATTTCAAGCAGATGAAAACATTACTAGCTCATGATATTAAGAGTTGCCATCGCAATCACATGcaaaattaatgaaatgaaaAGAGTAGGACATAGGTCTTCATCCATATTAATACCAGAAAGCAAACTTTGTTTAATACTCAGTAAGATATAAACAAGCATGAGACCCTCTGACTGAACTAGATGCAATGTGGACTAGTTATCATCTTAGAGAGATAGAGATCTGAGATACTATGTATTTTACAGTTGCATCAATCACTGATTTATGGTCATTGTTCAGTGGAAATAAATTGTACAAGGATTGATTTGCTATTACCTCAAGAAAATCATGATTGGATATGAACTGACTTTCAACCATACACTTGATGCCTCCTACATTCACTGAGAGAGACTTTCTTGTATTCTGCTCAGAACTCTGATCATGGCCCTCTGTTGATACACcacaagaagaaagaagagaaaccaAAAAACAAACGTAAAAACAGCAGCCATGATTTTTAAGCCAAAAAGAAGATAACCAAAGACTAGTAAGTAGTAATCATGACATAAAACATAAATCATGCAAAGAATTTTAGTTATACCGTTTATAGATGCCACGTGGTATCCAGTTCCTCCTAGCCCTTCTTCCCACTTCCCAAGCCGCAGCCGCAAGAAAAATCCATCAAGATTTGATATCGCCCGGTCACCGCTTATCCACCTGATGCAAAAGTGCACTCTGTTAATTGAAGTTGCAAAGATTCACTTGTCTTATAAGTAGCAACAGGATACTGTAATTGTGGAAACTTAACACAAACATgcatctctctctctccactTGTCTTATAAGTAGCAACAGGATACTGTAATTGTGGAAACTTATCACAAACAtgcatctctctctctctctctctgcatATAATTTAGACAATCCTGTTATGTTCATTAATCCATTTATTGTCAGTGAATACTTTACTATAAGAAATACTACCAATATAGAGGCTACTAGAATATACTATAGGGAGATTTATAAGCATTCTAATTCATCTGTTGTTCCATCCTAAAgtataattttgatatataacAACATTTTTGTACCTGGTAATTCTGTTGCTGTTTTGTTGATAAGATGTATGTGTAATAATTCGATTGATCCGGTTATCAAATTTTGTTTTGAGTTAACAAACTTCCTGATTTAGTTAGCTTGCTTCATTTTCGCCGGTGTAAGATTAATTGCAAATATCCTTTAAGTGTTGGATTATAATTATTCTCAAATGAATATTTCCAAGCCATGGTTTTCAATTCCAGATCAAAATAGTTGTTCATGTTTGCAAAGATTTCCCCTGTCAATGAGAAAGCACCAATACTGGGGTTGAGAGTTGCTTGCATCCTTAACATTTTAGCATCATGCATGAACCATAAAACCATACAATGACTAGTATTAATACAGAAAATGACTTTAGCATAGGATAGTTGGCTTGCATTACTTACTTCAGGATGTCGGTGCGGGACAATCGAAGGCTTCTAACAGCCTCAGAGATTCCTTTTGGTATGTTTGAAATCTGCCTTTTTGACAATCTGGGTGGAGAGATGATaggattttctttgaatttgttTTCCTCTGTACTTGAACTACAGTATTTCTCGAGTGAAGCACAGAATCCAATCATGGAGGGGACAATTTCATTCAATTTCAGCTTCAAATTGAAACTTCTTTCTCCTTGGTGAACAGTTTCAGCATCAATAGGACGGCTGGAAAAGATTTGGTCATCTCCACCAGGTCGGAGTCTGGCACTGCCCTCATTGCTGGAGCTAACATGCTTGCCAGTAGGAAAACTATCATTGACCAAGGCTTTAACTTCCGGTACATGTTTTCTTTTTGAAATTGAAGTGGGACATGAAATTGCCCAGTGATTGGACTGAAAACACTTAAAGCACAAACAAGGAGGTTCTTCCAATCCTCTATGTGAATATCCTCCATATGAAGTTACATTCTTCTGCAAATCTTCCACATCACTTTCAGCAATATCTGAGCAATCAGCAAGTTGGTGACCTCTTGTCCCACAAAACAGACAAAAGAAATGTACCTGTGTGGTACTATCTGTTCTTTTTGTGGGTATGATATGTTTGATGGCACCTAATCTCTTTGCAAACATTGAAGCCATTGGTTCTGAATTTCTGAAtcctgaagaagatgaaaaaggGATGAACTGGTGCTTTGATTTATGATCACTATCTTCCTCAAAAGCAGTCCGAGCCTCTGCATTATCAGGAGAATGTTCTCTTGTCTCTTCAGTCTTGCAGTTGTTTAAATAAGAAATATGTTTGTCGGAATTGGGAAGCTTTGAGACATTAGTTGATGGGACTTGCGATCCACCTCTCTCAGAAGTAGTCAAGGGGGCTGGAAGTTTCGGAGAAAATCGAGTTATCCACAGACTTCGAAGAGCATCACTTCTATTGAAGATGTTATCTGTTCCCTTTCTCTCAGAGAGAGGATTAGAATACACATTATCAGTGTTATTGGTGTTGTGTCTTGTTGCAGATGTATCTGACACCATTTCTTCTTTGTCTTTGCTAAGGCCCAAGATGGAATAATTTTTGTTCTCCATTGTGTCATTTTTTATGCTTTCATGACCGTGAAAATAACTTAGAAGCTTAACTGTAGGCTGTGAGGATGGACCGGCATTATCTCTCCCACTGGATGCTTCAGACTTGTTGTTCTCTGCACAACAGGTTATTGGAGTAGCTTCTATTCCATGCATCATGTTGCCTGTTTCTAAATCTTCACAACCCTCACCCACTTGAGACATTCTTTTTCCTACCTCATTCTTCAAGGTTGGACAATATATGGCCTGAAAAATGGATTTGAATCCAGTATTTTTTGGCTTGGGATCTTGATTGGCATTGATTGCAATAAGACTCTCATCAGGTGCTACATTTTGATGATCTGGATTTGCCAGGGTGAGTGCCAAAATGTTTGATTCATTTTGAACTGATTGCGAAAATCCTTTCACCATGTTTGAAATCCAGTTCATGAATGAGCTATCCTGTTTAGCGTAGGACTTAGAACCAGAAGTTTCTTGGATTTGCTTTTTGACTCTCTTACTCCCAATCATTAACTGTTGTTGAAAGTGACATCTCTTCTTACAACTGGTGAAAAAACCACCGCTGTTGCAGCTTTCAACGCTTGAATGACTGTCCTCATCCTCCATTGATAATCTTACATTTTCTCCCCCATCTGATAAGGACTTATCTTTTCCCTTGTTTATTGTCATATGAATTTTGCTATTACATGGAGACTGCAAAACTGCAAGAGTCTTATCATGTAGCCGCATCAGTTCGGCATCTGGAGATTTCCTTTTAATCCCCTTACAAGCAGCAGCACCACTGAGAGTTCTTAAATCATTCTCCGCAGTTGATTCCAGTTTTTCTAGAGGGCCTCTGCTGGAAGATGCTATATTAGTCCCTGGAACACCAGAGCCTTTAGCTGTGTCTCCATGGGAACACCTGCTTGGCGAAGGATTTCGCTCCATGCTTGGTTTTGCCGCATCTGATTGAGGTAATGAACCATCCAATGGCCTTTGGTCAACCTGACCTGCTAGGAAAATAGGAACCAGAATACGCTTAAGACCGATGAACTCACATTTTTCTTTAACAAAAAAGTTTCAATGATGTTTCTTCCTTTAACATGTGAGTTTAGAAAAAGCAAAGGCAAAACCATGAGATGCCTAGATTCTTTTCACCACAGAACTAGAGAAGTGGTGATGACAGCAATACCTGAAATAGCAGAAAATTTGTTTCCCTCTATCCCAGATAATTTATCAGCTCCAATGTTGGCTTCATCACAAGCATTGTTCTCATTATGATTCACTATATTCTTGTTTTTATCATTCGGCAAGCCTGGTATAGGACACTAAGCAAATTAGAAATCACCAATTAAACTATGCAACTAACTAGGATAACTGATGTATTATTGTTTCCTTCAGAATGGCCTATTTGAATCCAAATATTACAATAAAACAAATTTCCTGTCTATATGAAACAACAGGATGCATTAGAAGATGTTAATTTCACCTGTATCACTTTCTTCATAGGCTTTACACTTTGGCATGACACCTGAATCACTTGTTGGATGCATAGTGGGAGTATGAGTATCTGTTCCAGCAATATCACCTTTGGCAGTACATATGATAGCTATAGGTTTTACAGAAATATCTTCAACCGGCTTATCAGTGTTTACAATTTGTGGTGGAGTGATAACCATACTGCTCGGTCCAACATCCTGAAAAAGAGAACTATTTTTACCGGCAAAGCTTGAATCGGCACATTTAAGACATAAACCGTTTTCTGGAGACCAAACTATTTCAGATAGAGGGTCAGTGGCAGCATATGTCATGTCTACTCTTGAACCTGCTGCATTTGCACCTGCACCTGattcatttttcaaatttttccaAACGCACTGGTTAGCATAATTCAGAAAGAGTTCTAAATCAGTCTTTGGTTTTATATTCTCGTTTTCTTCATTCATCTCCAGAAGGATAAAATCTTCACAAAAAGGTCCTGAAATATTATTACAGTCAACATTAACCTTcttgtttaaaataaaaattctgaGTGCAGGGTATATGTTACCATGTAAAAAACGTGGAGGCACAAATAGTTGCACCAAATCAATTGACCTGATCAATGGTTACTCATTTATCAAATTTTTGAGATGCATCATTTTGGAACCTTTGCCCTTTTCGTACGGAAATTTTTAAATTGGTTCAAAAGCCATTAACTGAAAATTTGAATTCTTTTTGGTTTTGATTTGATGGACAAGCATGGCTGGATTCTTTACATTTAGAAGTTTAATCCAATAAATTTTGTTAGAACTTAGCAGGTTAGGAGTCTAAACAAGTAGCATAGAGTGTAATGAAACattcaaatcaaaataaattaaatgtcAAGGCTTGTGAATACCGAAAGGTGAACTTGTTAGGTGCAAGATTGTGAACGCCGTTCATCTCTAACATCCTTCTTCCTCATCACAAAGCTCCATTTGCGGACAACGAACTTGGTCACCATCGCCCAAGCCTTGTGCTGAAATCCTGAAACCGAAGTAAGTTGATTCAGTTAGAAGAATCAGAAATCCAATTCAATGAAAACACTTTTCCAGTATCCAAAGTTTCTCCATGAGAATAACTCGGCATCAAAACAGTGAGAAAACCAAGTATATATATGTTTATGCGTTTGAGTGAAAATTAGATAAAGTGGATCATGGAAAGAATACCTAACTGTATGGATGTACAAACTACAAAGTACGAAAGAAGCTAAGAAGGACccatagagagagagagagagagagagagagagagagagagagagagagaatgaggTTGTTGCAGTAGAAATGGAGTGGAAAGGTTCTTTCTCTAGCAGCCAGACGTCCAGGTATAATAAAACTGTTACATGAAGCTGTCTCTGCCTTTTCTGCAATTAAGAGGTTGAGGATCTGCCACGTGGCACACTCCATTCCACCGAGAACCAAATTTCTATTCTTTAAAGCATTATTAAAGTAGTTCTGAACGTTGGTTCTAATGATTAGTAAAACAAAATGTGAGTGagttgttaatgaaatggcgaAGTCAATTAGGACAGTTAGGTATTCTGTTTGAGCTTCAGTTTGATTCGAAGTCTCATTTGTTATTATGTTTTTAACTAATTTGAGGCTCTCTCAACTGTCAAGGATTAATACCTAATTATTTACCTTTTCTGGTTTAACTTTTTATTTCTTCCTTTTGTTTGCATGCATGTGCATACATTTTAAGAAGTTTAGGTATGCATTTCGGTTCCTAAAGATTACATCAGATTAATTCAATCCATAAAAATACTGTCAAATTCAATGGCTATTGCAAATTAATATACACGtcaaataatttcaaaaaaaaaggtTAATATAATATCACGTTAGTTTTtctcagtttttttttttttattgctgTTTAACATTGAATGGGATCTAGAAAAGTTAGGACTTGATGTTACTTTAGCATTTTAAAAAACACATAAAATCAATCAAGtcttaaaagattaaaatataatcaaaaattaatttgaagtGATGTTCTATATTGATAacttaagaaaaatatttaatatcagaaatataattatttatattattttttcctATCAATTTAAGTTATTGACATTAGTAGTTTCATGATATCTAATGTCTTGTATTAATTGCAAAgatcaaattatatatttaccCAAAAGATCAACCTCGagtcttttttttcttctttctttttccacATAAAACCACAAGACATAATAACCCAGACACCGACATTGTATTCTGCAGGGGTTTTGGCGCGTTAATTAAATCCTATTCAGAATTTCTTATTAGTAAATGTACTTGGAGAAACGgctaaaaaatttagatatgccatgcgtgtgtgtgtgttatgcaTTGCTATGGAGGATGGGGGTGCTATACATGGATGTGGGATAGAAGAAATCGGACCATCCGAATtctgtttaaaaaaaattgaattaccAAATTGGATGGTCCGAGTTGTGAgagagaaaaaatttaaaatttatcattaaCAAATTGGACTGTCCGattagtattttttgtttttcaacaCAAAGAAAACGGACCCTCCGAATTAGtatacaaaatatatttttcgaaCACGTGAGTTGGTATAAAAGAAAACGGACCCTCCGTGTTCCTGTACTCAACTCCCTCGGTCCGAGTTGTACGTACTCCCCTAATACCACATGCAGGTAAAGCTCCTGTACTCTCCATAAGACTGCAACACACCAACCTCTCctccatattaaaaataaaaagtgtgGAGAAACAGCTCAACCGTTTGATCAAAAGAGAAATATTAGGTAATCTGTAATTAAGTTCAATTAAATATTTCATCTtctttttatgcattttttcttttcttttttttttaactagaATTTTGTTATcattttaaactataaaattaatttaatgatCAAAATGACTTAATCAAATAATATCAGCTATTAATTGACCAAAATAGAatatctgtttgtctttttgTCATAACTTCGAAATCCTTCTCTCGGGAGTAATCTCGAAAACGTCATTTGTTCGAGAGCACTTCGATTATTTGATAAACCATACAAACAATCACGGCAGCACATAAAGGTCGGGTCAACTATTTTGATAGTTTGATAATAACGCTCTCAAGTGgattatcttctttttttttttccaattataataattaataataaaaccAAGACATACTATCGCAGCTTTGCATTCTCAGGCTCTAGAGCCACATGAACCTAACAAGGTTGAAACTGGTACAAAAAATAACCACAAAACTAGCATTTAATATAATAGGATAAATATGCCAGTCTAAATATAATGTGATTAATCTTCAGAAGGAAGATAAATAGAAGCTCCACCAGAATCTGGATTATTCATCTCCGTGCAAATCTGTGCCCTGCACCCAACAACAAAGCTCTGCCAACTGGACCATTGTGAACACCCAAAACCAGAGCAACAGTCCCACCTATAGCCAGCCACTTCCAGTCGATACCATGACCCTTTTGTCTACCATTATTAATTATACCCTTCACTTCCTCTTCTCTGCATGACGCAGGCACGGAGCAATGCATGTTTGTTTCTGAAGATATATTGGTTGTTTTACTTGCCATCAGCGCACATCTTGACAGAGAAGTGTCTGTTTTCCTAGTATTCTGGTATGCTCTCATTCCAGAGTGCAATTTCTTGACGGCTCCCCACATCCCATGACGGACTCCCAACTTTGCAACATCTTTAGGGATTCCCATGTCTTCATAATGTAAGAGGGTAACCTCGCATGCAGTCAGCTGACCATCTCCTTTGCGAGACTCCACTGTGTCAAACGTCCGATATCAGCAGTTGAAACCATCACCTCTCAATAATTACAAGTAACCATCAAAAAATGATTGTTCTTTACAATTCTTACCTGATTTGATTGCCCAACTAGAAAAATAAAGGTCTACGCGTCTGGGCTTGTCACGTTTTGGCAAACTTGCATAGGGCACTCCCTAAAACATTGAAGATTAAAGAGTAACAAACCTTGTGCTAACACAGAATAATCAGCACAAATATAAATTTAGGTAAGTCGTGAGATGAAATTAGCATATGCACTGTGCAGAAAGCAGGGGAAAAAATTAATCAGTCTTTGCATTTGATGGAAGAAACTGTTATGAAAACTGCAAAGGCAATGAAAGACCAGACAAATTTCTTTTGATAAACTGAAGTCCCAAGCCACTCTCTTGCACCTTATAATGTTGCAACTTTATTGAATTCTTAATTCGTGAAAACTTCTGGCATTAAATACCAAAAACACACAGAAATGTCATGAGATATCAAAATGATAAGTCTCATGAACAATTGCACGTAGACATGAATACTTTCAAGTTTCAACTATCCCAAAATAGTATCTCAAACCATATCAACAACCCAAACTTTGAAACTTGATTAGAAATAGCAGACAATAATATCTTGCAAGCATTTGTAATATACTAAAATGTAGGGTGGAGACTAGCTATGGTAAAAGAAACAGAAATAAACTGCCAAAAGATTCCAGAAATTGTGGTGAACAGTGTCACAACCATACCTTTGTCACACAATAGTATGTATTTCCAGCCTGCCATATTCTTCGAGCAATAACGTATTCTCGATCGCTGCAGAAAAATGGGAACTAGGCCCAGAAAGGGGTAAAAAAAGGTATCAGTAAAGCAAATACCATCATTTGCTTGACATAAACAGTCTAAGATCTTTAGTCCAAATACCTTTTTAATCCAGTGAGTAACCATTGTTCCATTATGAGGGCATTCCTCCAATACTTTGCAGTATGCAAGCATAGTATCCCATTTACGACGAAAGTCATCATCCCAGAAGAAATCCCTCACCAGCTCTGGGGTTGCATCTTCAAAGACAGTTCTGCTCCGGTAAATTGTAGGACCGTTCTGTTAGCATATCCAATATCAGATGCTGATTTATTTTTGCTGTGGAATTAGAGAATCAGAAAGAAATACGTAATGGAAAATGGAACAGAATTATGtattgatcatcattattatcatcCACACAACAGATGATGGTACGGTTATGGTGTTTGTTTTAAAACAAGGAACAGAAATTAACGAGATAAATCCTCTTTCAACTAGCAGGCAACAGAGGCACCGATAGAAATGAAATCTAAATTCACCAATAATATAGGCCGAATATCCATGAGACGGAAAAGTGAACCTAGATTCTACCTCAGGATCATGACGCCAAGCTTGGTATTGCATGGTTGGTGTTGTCTTTTCCATAAAACTTTGCCAGTCCATCTCTCCATCATTCCCTTCTAGAAGATGAAGAAAATGTTCCAAATCAGCTTGTGTAACAAGATCCTGCCCTTTATCATCAGCCTTATCACTGGACCTAATTCATGTGCATTAACCAAGTTGTAAAGTGAATTAAATGTTTCATGATGCCtgtatgaataaaattaaaatatgtagAACAGCCATTCAATAACTAAAACCAAGAAAGTATTAAGGTCATTATTACAGGGCATTTGTGAAATTCCTGACGCCATAAATAAAGAAGACGATAGTCACATTGATGGAGATACGACACAAAGACAATCCCCCAATTTAACGGACAGAGCGATGGGGGAAATAAAATGCCAGACACAAGCACTGCAAACTTCGATGTTCAGTGTAGCAACCAATCAATTTCTTAACAGTTAACACTATTCCCTAGAAATGCAGAAAATCTAAatgtaaaaaacaaaaaacagtaATAAGCAGTAAACTAATCAATGGATAATCcatgaaaacagtaataatatACCCCCTAGAACAATTGGCTTATCCTAATGCGTAAATACCCGTTCCAGTTTGTTAGTAGAGGATCTCTTGCCCTAACCTACCTTGCTCCCTTGCTAAATGGATATAACCAGAGAGCTTCGATACACCTTCCTTGTAATACAATTTTTCACGAAAGCATTCCTAATTTAATACTCACCATCATCAAAACCAGATAAATCAAAGCTCGAGCTAGCTCTTGAATTTCGAATTTGCAGTAGTTATCAAAATAAGCAGCATTgacataaaataattaaattaaaaaacaatGTAGAAAATAGACAAACAAGTAAAAGAGGTGGAGAATTGAGGAGGCACCTCGAAGTATCTCTGGCAGCGTTGGGGGAATTGGATTCAGCAATGTCGTCGGATTTGGAAGGATGCTGCTCCTGCTGTTGCTCTTTGGCTTTGGCTTTGCCTTTGAGATTGAACCAATAGGTACGGCAGATGGAGAAGGCGGAAAGTGCGGTGAAGGCGAACCAGAGTCGGCGGGCACCGAATCCCGGCGGAGCCGTCCAGAGGAAACGGAACTTGCTGCGGAGGCCGAGGAAGACGAGGCCAGTCCATCGCGGGCGCCAGGACCACCCGATGACAAGGCCAATCATGACGGCGAGCCAAATCGGCACCGCGCATAGCAGTATGTCGACGAATGTCTCCGTTATGGAGGGATTCTTCATGAACTCAACCAGATCGAAGAAAGGTTCATCCATTTTCAAAGAATctgtctctctctctttctctctttctctctcttatCGAAATCGTAACGGAATTTCAGAAGATGGAAACCCTGTCGTTGCAGCTCAAGAGGACACACCCAACCAGCTCCTTCCGTTCCATTCCCTTCAACAAACGCAACGCAACGCTTTGCTTCACGACGCGCTATACAAATAAGACTTCGAAtaacctctttccctttttttatttttaggattaggagagaGAAAGTACTACAGCGGTTTACACAGTAAGAAAGTTGTGCCACGTGGCAGAGTCGTTGCCGTCGATGCGGTcgcatttaatttgttttaagaTTAGTTAGGTTGGTGACAATTCAAGCCCGCTAACCTTATCTCAATGATTAACCCCAAAGTCAAGTACATGTGAAGCAGTGAGGGATTTTTCTACAATCTGTTGGTGTTTAGCTTAGCtgtaatttactttttctaAAGAAAATTTTGATTATGTATGCCTATTAACTAGCTTTAATAGGTCTATATCTAATTATCTAtgcattagtttagtttttatcgAGCGGAGAAAGACTTCCATGCactagtttagtttttatcGTGTGGAGAAAGACTTCTTTAACCGTATCTCTGTGTATTTTTTATGTAACGTGTGCAacctttttttttgtcttttggATTTCGTTGGGTTTCGATTTTGGAAGGTGTTGGATTGTTTTATGTAGAAGTTAAAAAAGGCTTGCTACCCATAGTAAAGGCCAAGACCCAACTTGAGCCTAACCACATCCTCAGACcatcccaaaaaaaaaaaattcaaacctCATCTCTGAAAATAATTAATGGTCTGttacaaaaaaaacaaaatgttGTGATTAGAATGGGGATGTAGATGTTTATTTATTATAGGCAGCTTATGTTCTCAAAAGATGAAATGCATTAAAGAAAT
The genomic region above belongs to Arachis stenosperma cultivar V10309 chromosome 5, arast.V10309.gnm1.PFL2, whole genome shotgun sequence and contains:
- the LOC130982161 gene encoding uncharacterized protein LOC130982161, producing MDEPFFDLVEFMKNPSITETFVDILLCAVPIWLAVMIGLVIGWSWRPRWTGLVFLGLRSKFRFLWTAPPGFGARRLWFAFTALSAFSICRTYWFNLKGKAKAKEQQQEQHPSKSDDIAESNSPNAARDTSRSSDKADDKGQDLVTQADLEHFLHLLEGNDGEMDWQSFMEKTTPTMQYQAWRHDPENGPTIYRSRTVFEDATPELVRDFFWDDDFRRKWDTMLAYCKVLEECPHNGTMVTHWIKKFPFFCSDREYVIARRIWQAGNTYYCVTKGVPYASLPKRDKPRRVDLYFSSWAIKSVESRKGDGQLTACEVTLLHYEDMGIPKDVAKLGVRHGMWGAVKKLHSGMRAYQNTRKTDTSLSRCALMASKTTNISSETNMHCSVPASCREEEVKGIINNGRQKGHGIDWKWLAIGGTVALVLGVHNGPVGRALLLGAGHRFARR